Proteins encoded within one genomic window of Chroicocephalus ridibundus chromosome 7, bChrRid1.1, whole genome shotgun sequence:
- the RCC1L gene encoding RCC1-like G exchanging factor-like protein isoform X3 produces MALSGVRRAVALGFRRGLAEAAGPRSTRQLREAEEAAPVFQYVGKAAERKDRVFVWGFCYSGALGVPSFVKPDVGWKKPRRIQPTPYRLETEEKISSAACGYGFTLLSSTTTDITKVWGMGLNKDSQLGFQRSRRDQTKGYEYVLEPSPIPLPLEKPQHTRVLQVSCGRAHSLILTDSEGVFTMGNNSYGQCGRKVVEDETYSESHLIHQLKEFDSRVVQVVCGQDHSLFRTEKGAVYACGWGADGQTGLGHYDITSVPTKLRGDIAGVNIIQVSSYGDCCLAVSDEGDVFGWGNSEYLQLASVTETTQVNVPRHLPFKIGKIKEAACGGTGNVVLTEEGNVFVWGYGILGKGPNLIETAVPEMIPPSLFGWSDFNPDIRVAHVRCGLSQFAALTNRGELFVWGKNLRGCLGTGRIEDQYFPWRVTVPGEVVDVACGVDHMPGSSAPPW; encoded by the exons ATGGCGCTGAGCGGAGTGCGGCGGGCGGTGGCCCTGGGCTTCCGCAGGGGCCTGGCCGAggcggcgggcccgcggagcacCCGCCAGCTGCGGGAGGCCGAGGAGGCCGCCCCGGTCTTCCAGTACGTGGGGAAGGCGGCCGAGAGGAAGGACCGCGTCTTCGTCTGGGGCTTCTGCTACTCGGGCGCCCTGGGCGTCCCCAGCTTCGTGAAGCCGGACGTGGGCTGGAAGAAGCCGCGGCGGATCCAACCCACGCCCTACCGGCTGGAAACGGAGGAGAAG ATATCCTCTGCCGCCTGTGGTTATGGATTCACACTGCTGTCCTCTACTACCACAGACATCACCAAGGTGTGGGGCATGGGGCTGAACAAGGATTCCCAGCTTGGAttccagagaagcagaagagatcAAA CTAAGGGCTATGAATATGTCTTGGAACCATCTCCAATTCCATTACCACTGGAGAAGCCGCAGCATACTCGAGTCTTGCAGGTTTCCTGTGGGAGAGCCCATTCTCTGATCTTGACAGACAGTGAAGGAG ttttcaccATGGGGAATAATTCTTACGGGCAATGTGGCCGGAAGGTTGTTGAAGATGAAACTTACAG TGAAAGCCATCTAATTCATCAGCTGAAGGAGTTTGACAGCAGAGTTGTCCAG GTTGTGTGCGGGCAGGACCACAGCCTCTTTAGAACAGAGAAAGGTGCGGTCTATGCATGCGGATGGGGAGCTGATGGACAAACAG gtcTTGGACACTACGACATCACCAGTGTTCCTACTAAGCTACGCGGTGACATTGCTGGAGTAAACATTATCCAGGTCTCTTCCTATGGGGACTGTTGTCTGGCTGTTTCAGATGAGGGAGACGTCTTTGGTTGGGGAAATTCAGAATACTTGCAGTTGGCATCTGTCACAGAAACCACACAG GTGAATGTTCCCAGGCATTTGCCATTCAAGATTGGGAAGATAAAGGAGGCCGCGTGTGGAGGGACTGGCAATGTTGTGCTGACGG aagaaggaaatgtttttgtcTGGGGATATGGAATTCTTGGGAAAGGACCAAACCTAATAGAGACAGCAGTGCCAGAGATGATCCCACCCAGCCTTTTTGGCTGGTCAGACTTCAATCCGGACATCCGTGTTGCTCACGTTCGCTGTGGACTCAGCCAGTTTGCGGCACTTACAA aCAGAGGAGAACTGTTTGTATGGGGCAAGAATCTAAGAGGGTGCCTGGGAACTGGAAGAATCGAAGACCAGTATTTCCCATGGAGG GTGACTGTACCCGGTGAGGTGGTGGATGTTGCGTGTGGAGTTGATCATATG CCAGGTTCTTCAGCTCCTCCTTGGTGA
- the RCC1L gene encoding RCC1-like G exchanging factor-like protein isoform X1 translates to MALSGVRRAVALGFRRGLAEAAGPRSTRQLREAEEAAPVFQYVGKAAERKDRVFVWGFCYSGALGVPSFVKPDVGWKKPRRIQPTPYRLETEEKISSAACGYGFTLLSSTTTDITKVWGMGLNKDSQLGFQRSRRDQTKGYEYVLEPSPIPLPLEKPQHTRVLQVSCGRAHSLILTDSEGVFTMGNNSYGQCGRKVVEDETYSESHLIHQLKEFDSRVVQVVCGQDHSLFRTEKGAVYACGWGADGQTGLGHYDITSVPTKLRGDIAGVNIIQVSSYGDCCLAVSDEGDVFGWGNSEYLQLASVTETTQVNVPRHLPFKIGKIKEAACGGTGNVVLTEEGNVFVWGYGILGKGPNLIETAVPEMIPPSLFGWSDFNPDIRVAHVRCGLSQFAALTNRGELFVWGKNLRGCLGTGRIEDQYFPWRVTVPGEVVDVACGVDHMQEYFTLQTPPCSQLWLEIAWKCLGMSCSHGAVVVYSSKHVGAGLRHVIGSRGRGAAGEKGFFSSSLVRSVWQWHCAAALFAEPRPAPSSDHPETVHEGMTIVPVPPGVLARGRPRWGSPGF, encoded by the exons ATGGCGCTGAGCGGAGTGCGGCGGGCGGTGGCCCTGGGCTTCCGCAGGGGCCTGGCCGAggcggcgggcccgcggagcacCCGCCAGCTGCGGGAGGCCGAGGAGGCCGCCCCGGTCTTCCAGTACGTGGGGAAGGCGGCCGAGAGGAAGGACCGCGTCTTCGTCTGGGGCTTCTGCTACTCGGGCGCCCTGGGCGTCCCCAGCTTCGTGAAGCCGGACGTGGGCTGGAAGAAGCCGCGGCGGATCCAACCCACGCCCTACCGGCTGGAAACGGAGGAGAAG ATATCCTCTGCCGCCTGTGGTTATGGATTCACACTGCTGTCCTCTACTACCACAGACATCACCAAGGTGTGGGGCATGGGGCTGAACAAGGATTCCCAGCTTGGAttccagagaagcagaagagatcAAA CTAAGGGCTATGAATATGTCTTGGAACCATCTCCAATTCCATTACCACTGGAGAAGCCGCAGCATACTCGAGTCTTGCAGGTTTCCTGTGGGAGAGCCCATTCTCTGATCTTGACAGACAGTGAAGGAG ttttcaccATGGGGAATAATTCTTACGGGCAATGTGGCCGGAAGGTTGTTGAAGATGAAACTTACAG TGAAAGCCATCTAATTCATCAGCTGAAGGAGTTTGACAGCAGAGTTGTCCAG GTTGTGTGCGGGCAGGACCACAGCCTCTTTAGAACAGAGAAAGGTGCGGTCTATGCATGCGGATGGGGAGCTGATGGACAAACAG gtcTTGGACACTACGACATCACCAGTGTTCCTACTAAGCTACGCGGTGACATTGCTGGAGTAAACATTATCCAGGTCTCTTCCTATGGGGACTGTTGTCTGGCTGTTTCAGATGAGGGAGACGTCTTTGGTTGGGGAAATTCAGAATACTTGCAGTTGGCATCTGTCACAGAAACCACACAG GTGAATGTTCCCAGGCATTTGCCATTCAAGATTGGGAAGATAAAGGAGGCCGCGTGTGGAGGGACTGGCAATGTTGTGCTGACGG aagaaggaaatgtttttgtcTGGGGATATGGAATTCTTGGGAAAGGACCAAACCTAATAGAGACAGCAGTGCCAGAGATGATCCCACCCAGCCTTTTTGGCTGGTCAGACTTCAATCCGGACATCCGTGTTGCTCACGTTCGCTGTGGACTCAGCCAGTTTGCGGCACTTACAA aCAGAGGAGAACTGTTTGTATGGGGCAAGAATCTAAGAGGGTGCCTGGGAACTGGAAGAATCGAAGACCAGTATTTCCCATGGAGG GTGACTGTACCCGGTGAGGTGGTGGATGTTGCGTGTGGAGTTGATCATATG CAAGAGTACTTCACCCTCCAAACACCGCCGTGCAGTCAGCTTTGGCTTGAAATAGCCTGGAAGTGCCTCGGGATGAGCTGCTCGCATGGAGCCGTGGTCGTGTACAGCTCTAAGCACGTCGGAGCAGGGCTGAGACATGTTAtcggcagccggggccggggggctgcaggagagaaggG GTTCTTCAGCTCCTCCTTGGTGAGAAGCGTGTGGCAATGGCACTGCGCAGCCGCGTTGTTTGCCGAGC
- the RCC1L gene encoding RCC1-like G exchanging factor-like protein isoform X2 — translation MALSGVRRAVALGFRRGLAEAAGPRSTRQLREAEEAAPVFQYVGKAAERKDRVFVWGFCYSGALGVPSFVKPDVGWKKPRRIQPTPYRLETEEKISSAACGYGFTLLSSTTTDITKVWGMGLNKDSQLGFQRSRRDQTKGYEYVLEPSPIPLPLEKPQHTRVLQVSCGRAHSLILTDSEGVFTMGNNSYGQCGRKVVEDETYSESHLIHQLKEFDSRVVQVVCGQDHSLFRTEKGAVYACGWGADGQTGLGHYDITSVPTKLRGDIAGVNIIQVSSYGDCCLAVSDEGDVFGWGNSEYLQLASVTETTQVNVPRHLPFKIGKIKEAACGGTGNVVLTEEGNVFVWGYGILGKGPNLIETAVPEMIPPSLFGWSDFNPDIRVAHVRCGLSQFAALTNRGELFVWGKNLRGCLGTGRIEDQYFPWRVTVPGEVVDVACGVDHMEPSKTNDSEN, via the exons ATGGCGCTGAGCGGAGTGCGGCGGGCGGTGGCCCTGGGCTTCCGCAGGGGCCTGGCCGAggcggcgggcccgcggagcacCCGCCAGCTGCGGGAGGCCGAGGAGGCCGCCCCGGTCTTCCAGTACGTGGGGAAGGCGGCCGAGAGGAAGGACCGCGTCTTCGTCTGGGGCTTCTGCTACTCGGGCGCCCTGGGCGTCCCCAGCTTCGTGAAGCCGGACGTGGGCTGGAAGAAGCCGCGGCGGATCCAACCCACGCCCTACCGGCTGGAAACGGAGGAGAAG ATATCCTCTGCCGCCTGTGGTTATGGATTCACACTGCTGTCCTCTACTACCACAGACATCACCAAGGTGTGGGGCATGGGGCTGAACAAGGATTCCCAGCTTGGAttccagagaagcagaagagatcAAA CTAAGGGCTATGAATATGTCTTGGAACCATCTCCAATTCCATTACCACTGGAGAAGCCGCAGCATACTCGAGTCTTGCAGGTTTCCTGTGGGAGAGCCCATTCTCTGATCTTGACAGACAGTGAAGGAG ttttcaccATGGGGAATAATTCTTACGGGCAATGTGGCCGGAAGGTTGTTGAAGATGAAACTTACAG TGAAAGCCATCTAATTCATCAGCTGAAGGAGTTTGACAGCAGAGTTGTCCAG GTTGTGTGCGGGCAGGACCACAGCCTCTTTAGAACAGAGAAAGGTGCGGTCTATGCATGCGGATGGGGAGCTGATGGACAAACAG gtcTTGGACACTACGACATCACCAGTGTTCCTACTAAGCTACGCGGTGACATTGCTGGAGTAAACATTATCCAGGTCTCTTCCTATGGGGACTGTTGTCTGGCTGTTTCAGATGAGGGAGACGTCTTTGGTTGGGGAAATTCAGAATACTTGCAGTTGGCATCTGTCACAGAAACCACACAG GTGAATGTTCCCAGGCATTTGCCATTCAAGATTGGGAAGATAAAGGAGGCCGCGTGTGGAGGGACTGGCAATGTTGTGCTGACGG aagaaggaaatgtttttgtcTGGGGATATGGAATTCTTGGGAAAGGACCAAACCTAATAGAGACAGCAGTGCCAGAGATGATCCCACCCAGCCTTTTTGGCTGGTCAGACTTCAATCCGGACATCCGTGTTGCTCACGTTCGCTGTGGACTCAGCCAGTTTGCGGCACTTACAA aCAGAGGAGAACTGTTTGTATGGGGCAAGAATCTAAGAGGGTGCCTGGGAACTGGAAGAATCGAAGACCAGTATTTCCCATGGAGG GTGACTGTACCCGGTGAGGTGGTGGATGTTGCGTGTGGAGTTGATCATATG GAACCTTCAAAAACAAATGACTCAGAGAACTAA